The Bradyrhizobium barranii subsp. barranii genome segment ATCTCTTCTCTTCTCCAGCCGGTTCCAAGCCTGCTTCCTCCAAAATGGTATTTTGTGCCTGAAGGTCGGCCTGAGAAGATCCTGCTCCCCTGCTTCGTAACTGATCCTTAAGACCTTGATATTGCTGCTGCCGTTCAGCCGCTGAGGCGTGCGTTTGCGATCCGGGTGTAAGCGCACTCATTCGGGTTGATGGGCTGTTGCTAAGATTGCGGAACCACTCCGCAGTCAGCCCGACGCAGATGCCGTCCACATTCGCATCACGCAGGTCGGCCGTTCTGTATTCGAACAAGGAGGTGGCCGGACTCTCTGGAGAGGATGTACTGGGTTCGGAGGCGCTAGAGGTTTGAACGTTTGCATCCAAGGTATGTGGCTTGCTGCAGCAGGCCCCCATCTTGTCAGGCAACTCCCCCGATCGTGAGCTCCACTGGGGCGCGAGATCTGCAAGTGTTTCTGTAAAGCTGCCGCTATCCACCGACTGGCTCGGTTCGTCAGTTTGGCTAGTGCGTGTAGATGAGCCACCGATTCGATCATACATGACGATTCACCTCTCTGTGCTACCCTAGTCTCTTCGCATCAATTCGGGCTGCTCAGGCCCTGCGGCGAGGATACCCGGACAAGCTGATGGCGAGCTGACGGACAGCAGTTGTACAGCTAAGAAAGCGTTCCTTTGTCG includes the following:
- a CDS encoding YopT-type cysteine protease domain-containing protein, with amino-acid sequence MYDRIGGSSTRTSQTDEPSQSVDSGSFTETLADLAPQWSSRSGELPDKMGACCSKPHTLDANVQTSSASEPSTSSPESPATSLFEYRTADLRDANVDGICVGLTAEWFRNLSNSPSTRMSALTPGSQTHASAAERQQQYQGLKDQLRSRGAGSSQADLQAQNTILEEAGLEPAGEEKRFAFGKSSNVKSMVNEINEDGSNHLLSLYFAEGGAHTVATSASNGTTTLFDPNYGEFTVRSDPDQMASLLQSLANRYRNPNGQHLSTITTQRMQ